One window of Colias croceus chromosome 6, ilColCroc2.1 genomic DNA carries:
- the LOC123692599 gene encoding uncharacterized protein LOC123692599, with the protein MEKEQYCSVIRFLFLDGKERIEIKGRLDAVYGDSSPSIATLKNCFNEFARGRTSVFDEPRPGAPKTAATDENIKKIHDLVLTDRRLKVRELAETVGISEGTVNHILHEELGMRKLSARWVPHLLTPENKRNSEPTSETCLALFKRNPGEFLRRFVTVDETWIHWYTPETKEQSKQWIQTGERTPKKAKTVKSATKVMATIFWDSQGVVYIDYLEKGKPITGLYYANLLDRFDAELKKK; encoded by the coding sequence atggaaaaagagCAATATTGTTCGGTGATTCGATTCCTATTTTTGGACGGGAAAGAGCGTATCGAAATCAAAGGCCGCTTGGATGCTGTGTACGGTGACTCTTCTCCATCGATAGCCACCCTCAAGAATTGCTTCAACGAGTTTGCACGTGGCCGTACGTCGGTTTTTGATGAACCACGTCCAGGTGCACCAAAAACAGCTGCTACGgatgaaaacattaaaaaaatccatgaTCTCGTATTGACAGATCGCCGATTGAAGGTTCGGGAGCTAGCTGAGACTGTAGGCATTTCAGAAGGAACAGTCAATCATATTCTTCACGAGGAACTCGGCATGAGAAAGCTGTCGGCGCGATGGGTTCCGCATTTACTCACACCGGAAAACAAGCGCAACAGTGAGCCCACGTCGGAGACGTGTTTGGCGTTGTTTAAGCGGAATCCAGGGGAGTTTTTGCGTCGTTTTGTGACAGTCGATGAAACCTGGATTCACTGGTACACACCAGAGACCAAGGAGCAATCAAAACAATGGATCCAGACCGGGGAACGTACTCCAAAGAAGGCGAAAACTGTAAAATCGGCCACAAAAGTTATGGCCACCATTTTCTGGGATTCACAAGGAGTTGTCTACATCGATTACCTCGAGAAGGGTAAACCAATTACAGGGCTTTACTATGCCAATTTATTGGACCGATTCGACGccgaattaaagaaaaaatga